GGTGGGGGCTCCGTGGCAGCCTGGGGGGACATCtgggtgcctgggctggggccaAGCTGCAGCTcggtgggagcagcaggatgagcctgactgccctgcctggggagctggggagggggcccCAGGagtggctgggctgggtgtgggGCTTGCTGCccccagctgcctgtgctgggggttTCTGCTGCGCCGTGACGCCGGACAGGCACCGTGCTGCTCCAAGAGCTGCTGGGGCTCGGGCCAGAAATTCATTCTTGGCTGCTTTCAGAAGGGTTTGGCTCGTACCTTTCCCATCTGGGGgctttcaaatgaaaaaaaaaaaaaaaaaaccaaaaaaaaaaaaaaagaagaagaaagaaaaaatccccTGGCCCTGTGCCACCTCCACAGTCACCATCACTTGCCATGGTCTCCAGGTGGGACCATGCCCAGCATCTGCTGAGATCCTGAGCTGGTCCTCACTCCCCCGGCCCTGAGCTGCTTCAGATGCCTCTTGCCTGCCTCAAAGTGTCACCAAGATGAGTCCCCCCCATCCTGGGTGACCTGACTGGCTCCACCACGTGTTACCTCTGAGCCTCCCCATCCACCCCATGACTCTGCTGTGCCCCCGACACCACGGGCAGTGAAAtggcccccccagccccccaagAGCCACAGCGCTGCCTACCTTGTTGTGTGCAGCACCGGGAGCCTGCTGCTTCAGCACCTAAcgcaggggacagggacctcGTGGGGGTGGCTGAGCATcgcagggagagcagggcctgcagaGACACCAACAGCGACAGCATGAGCGCCTTGGAGGGGCCACAGCACTGGGGGGACACACAAAGGGGAGTCATTTGATGGGGGACAGACAGAGCACACCACTGCTTGCTGCCCTCTCCTCCAcctggctggctctgtgtgctcccTGCATCCCCATCTCAAGGATGGAGCAACTGCCCAGAGGCACCAtgtccctgcaggagggagcccagcagggcgTGCAGAGGGTGAGGAGGtgcaggaggtggcagctcttCCTCTCCTGGATCAGGGGCACCcactctgctgctggcagagggcTCCTGGCCATCTCTGCAGGTACCTGGCAGTTCGGATGCCTTCATTAAAAATTGAGAGGCTCTCAACTCTTTAAAGGTTTTAAAATTTCACATTGACTCTGCCTTCCTTAGCTTGCACATGATGAATTTCTCCTTTGGAGAACATAATGGCAAGTTAAAACAAGCCAGCAGACAGAAGTCTTTGCTCAGACTCAGCAAGTGGAGGAAGCCTGGTGCTGCTTTGGGCCTCAGGAAACTTCTGTCTGGGGATCTCATCCCTTCCTAAATGCCCTTGAAATTGCCCTGTGAGGCTTGGGGAGATGCTGGcatgggcaggggctgtgcagggagctgggtgccacgctggctgtTCTGGGGTGGGCTGTCCCTGTGGTGTGGCTCATGTCACTGTGAGATGTGTCATGAGCACGATTTTTCCTCAGCACTGGAGGAGCAGGTTCCTGGGGAAGTTACAAATTCATCCTGACTTCAAGCAAAGGCTTTTCCTCCAccctggggaaggagggaggcttTGGCAAATTGGAGATAAATCTGTGACCCAGGGGAGCCAGGGGAACACTGATGCTgtgggaggagcagggctgccatGGAAGGATGGAGCCTGCATTCTGAAAAGCttcacagagcagggatgcCTCATCCCAaccctggagcaggaggcacTGACAGCCCCTGGGAACAGGTTTGGGGAGGTTGGCTGTGGGAAGAGGCAAAGGGTCCCCAGTGGGAGACCCCAGAAGGGTGCCTGGTGCCCTGGGAGATGCAGTGCAGAGAGCTCGGCCtgcacagggctcagcagcagcgTGAAGGTGACCTTTGCTGGGGACAACCACTGCCTCCTTTGGGATGTGGgaaggctctggagcagggtgagacgggctgcagagctgcagggatgtgctCCTGGGGGCGTCTGGTTTCCAGACAGCGCCGTGCCaaggacacagctgggctgggagaggcagggtggctctgctgccatggcctggggtgcacagcagcagagattTGTCTGCTGAAACCCCAGAGGGTGGGAAGGGCAGGAACACCCCGCCCAGGCACTTGAGAGAAAGCAGAGAGTCCTGAGGGGTGCTGCTCTAAaccctgcaggtgctgctctAATCCCTGCAgggtattttttatttcagccaGACCAAAGAGGTTTTTATCTCCTTTGCAATAGGCAGAGCCTGGCAGTACCACGAAGATGCATCTCACCTGGACAGCTGCACCAGCTCagtcagtctgtctgtctgtccaggcAGCCAGACAccaagcacagccaaagcagaggacaggagcagcagagcagggtgaTGGTGCCAgaacagctccagggacagcagtgcccCCAGGTGCTGGCAGGGACGTTTTGATCCAGTCTGGACACAAGACACAGGGAAAACTGAATGCTCCAGATGAGACATTAGTGAGCCCACAGCTCTTCTGCTTTGGCACATCCAGCTCTCAGcaccctgcctgagcagctgaGCTTGTGCAAGTGTCTGAGAGGAGGggaggctggggaaggaggagggtgAGCTGAGAAACTCAGGGCACATCTCAAATCACTTTCCCTGCCTAAGGGAGATGCTCCTGGGTCTGGCACCAGTttccagcctgggcagcaggagagaAGGAGGGTTCAGAGTCACAAAGTCGGGGGACAGCCGTGCTGGCAGCGTGCTGTCCTGGCTCTCATGCAGGGTGCAGGGGACTCAGGGTGCCCTGCCACAGTGGGCAGCCCCCCGAGGCATTCCCCAGGTGAGGTCTGCACCTGAGCTGACCTACTTTGCCTTCAAAAAGCAAAGATCCTCAGCCTCAAACACCTCAATTGCTCTGGCACAATTCCTCCCACCTCAGACTGGGGTAGGTCTGGGTGCACCATTGTGGGGCTCTGGGATGTGACTGGGATGAGCAATGTTTCTGAGTGCCACAGAGGGGCTGGTGGCACCAGCCAGGGAGGGAAGGacctgctgctctggctgtgtgcAGGACGAGCAGGGTGGTGCAGAACAACACAGCAAAGGTGACAGTGGCAGAACCCACAGCTGGACAAGGCACTGGTCGGGgtctctgcaggcagggaggctcggggggagcaggagagcagaggggaaAGCTCCTGGGACGAGCAGAGGGCGCTCAGgcgagagcaggagcaggagcaggagcacagcttGTTTACCCTGGCTGAGCAGGCCTGATTGCTCTCTATAAATACACCCAGAGAATAAACaccagggagggagagggagcatTTAAACTCCAGGATGATGCTGGCATAAGAACAAATGGGAAGGCCTGGCCAGGAGCACAGAGGCTGTGGGTGAGAGCAGAGATCCTCTGGCCACGGGGAAGATCCTCTGggtccagccctggctgctggggcagtgTGTGATGCCCAAGGGCCTGGGCTCGGTGCcatgcagcctgggctgcagtgaCCATGCTCTCCTGCCATGCCAGAGCTCCAGAGCTACATGCCACAGGGGCACACCGGTGCCCAGGGGTAGGAATGGAGATGTGCCACACCGCCAGTGATCACCACCTCCTCCCCATAGGGGTTTTCCACAGGGACTTCTCATCTCCAGAGCATGAACCAGGCTGGGCAACTCAGcacagctgcccttggtgcctGGTATGGGCCTGGTGGGCtttgcctggcagcagcccctgcagaaGCCCAGGGAAGAGCCCAGGTGTGAACCACAATCCCCTCCagggcagtgaggtgtcctgAGCTCTGTCTGCTCAGGGTCATTTCAATACTAATGTCATCAAGCAAGGCAATCGAAGAAACAAACACTCGGCCCAGAGCCAAGTGAGACTTTGAGACATTTTTCTGTGCCAGTTTGTCTCAGCTGAGCCATCTCCAGTTTCCCCAGGAGGGTGAGGGTCAGACACTGTGAGCAGTGCTACTGGATGGGACTGAGTTCCTTTGTTTCTATGCTGGAGCCTGTCCTGGCAGCCCTCGGGGTCCTGCAGCCTCAGAGACACAAGTGCAGGTTTGGCAGGGAGGGCATTTCTCTGAATGTCCAGCCCATCCTTCCTCATCCTCGATTTGCAAAGCCAGCCCCTCAGCTTGACTCCAATCACTCTGGTTccctcagcagccctggccagcagctgctggagcctgAGCACGGAgcctggcaggttgcaggagaaGCCCTGAGCGCTGAGCCCTGTTCTGAGcgaggtgccagccctgcctctgtgcTCTGACTCACTGCTCTGCCAGCCTCGGGCAGCGGCTGCCCGGTCACGCCGGTGCCATGCGGGTGGCACTGCCACCGcgtgtgccaaggcctggatggcagcagccacctgtccctgtgctgctggggacacggcggggacagggctgggctggggggctcAGCCTTGTGGGGACAGTGCACAGGGGAGAGGGGTTGAATCTCAAGGGACTGGGAACAGTGAGGCTGGGATGCTCCACGAGTGGTGGGGCTGAGCCGTGGATGGAGAGCGGGGTGGAGGAGGAAGCCCCTGATGGGGAGGCACGGGAGGAGCCCGGCAGGTACCGAGATCCCCACGGCAGGAAGGAGCACGGAGCAGCGGGCAGGGGGTGATGGCGGGATCAGGTCtcatcctctccctgccctcagccccgCTCTGCGGAGCCTCCTGCAGGGCATGGCCGGGCACGGAGGGGCATCCAAAGCCCGGCGCGGGGGTGACAGCCCTtctcctgccatccctgcacGCCGGcgtgtccccctccccagagctgcGGGTGGGCACCCGGGGGGCGCCGCTCAGCTCTGCATGGCTCCCCGCACCCGCATCACTGCCGGGCTCCCCGCACCCGCATCACCTGCCGGGCTCCCCGCATCACCTGCATCCTCCCCGCATCCCGCCCCGCATCCCGCCCCGCATGCCGCATCCCGCCGCTCCGCGGCCGCCGCCCCGTTATATAAGCCGGCGGCCCCGGGAGGCTCGGCGGGCCGATCGCCGCCCCCCCCGGGCTCTGCGGCACGGCAcggcgcggcccggcccggcccggtccCGCACCCACCTGGCTGGCTCGGCGCAGCTCCGGTGCGCCCCGTCCGCCCCCGGCGCGGAGAAGGAGCCGCCGCCGGAAGGGAGGCGGGAGCCGTAGCGGTACAGGGGGGGCCCGGTGCTGGCTCCCCCTCCGCCGCACGGCCTCCCGGGCGGGGCCGCCTCCGTGCCCGCCTCCGGACCGCCCCGCGCCCCGGGCGgcagcccccggcccggcctTCCGCCCCGCTACCGGCCGCGTTCCCTCCGGTACCGGTAATTGCTCCTCCGGTACCGAGATGGCCTCACCCCGCTGTTCAGCCATCCGCCCCTGCAACCCGGCTGTGCCCCCCTCACCCCGCATCACCCCCGGTACGGAGCGTCCCTCCCGGTACCGCCTGTGCCTCCGGTGCATGACAACCACCCCCAGTGCGTGGCCGTGTCTCCCAGTACCCCATTGCTTGGCCACCCGTTTCTCCAGTACCCAGCAATTCCCCCCACTCCCCAGCCATCCCTCTGGaccccctggccctgccagtTCCTCCCCATCCAGCCATTCCTTCTAATATTTGCTGTCTCCCCACAGGCCCCGGTGCTTCTCTGCCTCCCTGATTTGGTGATTCCTCTCCCGTGGCACTGCCAAGCCCCCAGAGCAGGGGTCTCTACACAGGGCACCCCTGGGTGTCTCAGGTGCTCCCCAGATCAGAGATCCCTGCTGCACAAAGCCCTTGCCCAGGTTCTCTCACAGGGTGTCCTGAGGATGGGGTGATGAAGAGCCATGAAGCTgctggagcctgcagggctCACAGAaaagccaggagggagcagaggaggtggaggggctggagcaggggctgctctgggagctgcagagctccgGGATGGGGACATGGCCAGGCTGGCCACGTGCTGCTGCATGGAGTGGGGAACAGCAGAAGGAGGGGGTGTGAGAAGAGCAAGAACTTGTCCACAGAGGCTTTAAGAAGCCAAAACTCTGGTTCAGGGATTGGTGCAGAGCATGGCCAAGAAGACTGCAACATCCCCACTCGCCAGAGGAGCTGGAACTCATCCttcccctgcccacaggctgctcccTTGTGTTCCTGGCAGGCAGCTGAGGCCCTCTTCTCCCTagattttgttttgggtttgtggaTGCCCAGAACACCTCCCACCAAGCCCTGGAGATGCTTGGTGGGCTCCTTGCATTGAAACTTGTCTTTGCAATCTGTTTGGCCATTGTGATCTCTGATCACCCTCTGAACAGGGGGGTCCTGTCTCTCCCTCCTGAAAAGGGGGTGCAAGACAGCTGTGCCTTAATGCCCGAGGAGCTCCCAGCACCACGGCCCCAGGGGAGTTTGCtgctcccatttcccaccctgGGGaatccctcctcctcccccaggcATCACCGCAGGGTCAGACTCGGGTCACCCGGGAGCCACCTCCGgctgtccctccctgctcccgCCGTGCCGCTCGTCACATCGCgcagcagccactgcaccactccttcctgcagggctgctgcgggATGGAGAGACAGGCTGATGAATAAATCAATCCCCCTCGGTGCTGAGGCTGCAAAACTTGGATGCGAGCGGAGGAGCAGCGCCGGGGCTGGCGGCCGGGGTGGCACCGCTTGTGAATTTGTGAATTCCCCCCGTGCAGTCGCCGCAgacggagctgctgctgctgctgcagccaagtgGGCAGCTCTGATTGCCTTCTGCACATGTTTTATTTATCAAAGCGCTCAATATGCAGCTCTCTCCTGCtgtcccacatttcccccaGATTCTCCCGGCTGGAAACGGGAGCAGGCTTTGGAGAGGAGCCGTGGGGCGCTCATTgctggctcctcctgggcttGGGGGGCAGTGGCCTCGTCACCTCCCTGCCACACGGCTGTCACCAGCTGCCACCGTGCCGAGGACAGGGGTGACTTGCCGTGAGCAGAAGGACAGTGCTGTGCTGGCCTTTCCCGAGCCCAGGGAACACTTTTAAAGAGCAGCCAGGCTTCTGGTCCTTCCTGTGCTTTGCCAAGATGCCAGGCGCTGCAGGAGGATGCTGCTGTGCCTCCGTGCATGGCAGAGGCTGGCTTTGACCTGCTCCTGGCCAAACTGGCTCCTGCTCGCTTTCCTGCATGGCCTCCAGCCGCCTGTGCCCgaggagcagaggagggagctgcagggtgcGCTTCTGCAGCCTCGCTGCTAATAAATAAACCCCAGTAATGAGTTGGGCTCTGGCGGGCGGGCAGGTAGCGGCAATAATCCCCCAATTAAGTGGATGAGGCAGACAGTTAAGTGCAGAAAACCCACAAATAAACAAGAAGGAGAATAATATaggagcagggaggagctggtgTCTGggtccctcagcctttcccccGGCAGTGCCAGGAGCACTCTGGGAAGTGTAGTTCTGCCTTCATCCTCTGCCGACATCCTCCTCCGGAGGGACGGAAATCCCGAATTTTCAGCCCGTTCCTGCGGTTGCACCAAGGCTGTGAGCCCCTTGGAACACCAGGACAGTCAGCCCTGGGGatgtggagcagggcaggaacgCAGCTCTGAGGGgaacctgtgtgcacagagcaTCCCTGCCGAGATGGGAGCCCGAGAGGAAGCCCTGCCAGGCAGACAATCCTTGGGGCTGTCTCCATGCCACCAGCGTGGGAACTGAGGGATGGagaggctgcagctgtgggatgGCTGCTTTGCCTTCTCACCCCTGCCATGCACATGTGAGCATCCCTACCCTGGAGCTTCCTCCGGGTGGAAATATGGGCTTGGAGAGCTGGGCAGAGGCTGCACTGTGaggatggagctgtgcaggggccGTGCTGGatgctggcacagctcaggctTCCTCCTGGAGCCCCAGACGGACACAGAAACCTCAGGGAGAGCAGAAGCCTCCCCGGCTCCATCGATCCGGCCGTGGCTGTGCGTGCCTCGTGCTGGACTCACAGCAATGATCAATACTCGTTTTTCACCTCACTAATGggaggcaccagccctgccaccagcccagagctgtcAGGGGAGATGGCCATGGGTGGGCTGGAGCTGGACCCACTCCTCCTTTGCACCCTTAGGATGAAAGTCCCCGAGAGCTGCAGTGCTGTCACAGCCTGGGGTTTTGTCACCAGGCACTGgtgagctgctggctgccaaggccacaaggacagggggcACTGgtccccagctggcactgggacGGCTGTGATTAGTCATAAACAAACATTTCGGAGCAAAGGTCCGAGGGTTTGTGTTGTGCAGGGAATTTTCCCCCTGCAGGGACACGTTTCACCCCCCATGGCAGCCAGCAATGCTGCACAGGTGCAGTGCAGGAGGAGATGCTcagctccaagctctgcctgtgccactgcaggtgCCTGGGAGGATGTTCCCACCGTGT
The Zonotrichia albicollis isolate bZonAlb1 chromosome 15, bZonAlb1.hap1, whole genome shotgun sequence genome window above contains:
- the CPLX2 gene encoding complexin-2 isoform X1, which translates into the protein MHRRHRRYREGRSVPGVMRGEGGTAGLQGRMAEQRGEAISVPEEQLPVPEGTRPVAGRKAGPGAAARGAGRSGGGHGGGPAREAVRRRGSQHRAPPVPLRLPPPFRRRLLLRAGGGRGAPELRRASQALLSLRCSATPTRSLSPALGAEAAGSRCCTQQGGPGQQARRAVDERWAPA